A window from Solanum stenotomum isolate F172 chromosome 5, ASM1918654v1, whole genome shotgun sequence encodes these proteins:
- the LOC125863703 gene encoding uncharacterized protein LOC125863703 produces the protein MKLLGPEKMMDDLIYYNINYWCKVYFNTKVKCDFGDNNSECFNAWILAARHKTIITMLEDIRVKMMIRMTNLREFPSTWKCNFSPMVLKVLKENISRSIDCTIEFNGVVGFEVKEGLYQPKVDIARRTCICRVWQLRGIQYPHDMAALYFTKFSLYDYVENCYNKETYLRTYANVIEPLTNIEMWPVSTNPTISPPEITNIFGRLSKARRKEARETKKSWNLPRTGLAMTCSICHVRSHNKRGCPQR, from the coding sequence ATGAAGTTGTTAGGTCCAGAAAAAATGATGGATGACTTAATATACTACAACATTAATTATTGGTGCAAAGTTTACTTCAATACTAAAGTGAAGTGTGATTTTGGAGACAACAACTCTGAGTGTTTTAATGCATGGATCTTGGCTGCTAGACACAAGACCATCATTACTATGCTTGAAGATATAAGAGTGAAGATGATGATAAGAATGACCAATTTAAGGGAGTTCCCAAGTACTTGGAAGTGTAATTTCTCTCCAATGGTTCTAAAGGTTTTAAAGGAGAACATTAGTAGGTCTATAGACTGTACTATTGAGTTTAATGGAGTTGTTGGATTTGAAGTGAAAGAAGGACTTTATCAACCCAAAGTGGATATTGCTAGGAGAACTTGTATTTGTAGAGTGTGGCAGTTAAGGGGCATACAATATCCACATGATATGGCTGCATTATACTTTACGAAGTTTTCTCTTTATGACTATGTAGAAAACTGCTACAATAAGGAAACTTACTTGAGGACTTATGCCAATGTTATTGAACCACTCACAAACATAGAGATGTGGCCCGTTTCTACAAACCCCACTATTTCACCACCAGAAATCACAAACATATTTGGTAGGCTATCTAAGGCTAGAAGGAAAGAAGCTAGAGAAACTAAGAAATCTTGGAATCTTCCTAGGACTGGACTTGCAATGACCTGTAGTATATGCCATGTCAGAAGCCATAACAAGAGAGGGTGTCCTCAAAGATAA
- the LOC125864916 gene encoding uncharacterized protein LOC125864916 — MVKAYLRYEPAASFGVIVSGESNIAYDSSGKHLLAAALEKIGIWHVRQGLCTKTLAPLPSSNSKGPSLAVTSMASSSSSQIASGYAEGSIRIWDSDKGICETTLNGHKGAVTALRYNKLGSLLASGSKDNDIILWDVVGETGLFRLRGHRDQVTDLVFLDSDKKLVTASKDKFLRVWDLDTQHCMQIISGHHTEIWSIDIDPEERFLVTGSADPDLRFYAIKHELADGQLIANKNETDVKDLPTENKWEVLKAFGEIQRQSKDRVATVRFNKSGNLLACQVAGKTVEIFRVLDESESKRKAKRRISRKKEKKSAKEGLEATEKGETNIGAEGGSNPVVTVLDIFKLHQTLRAGKKISSISFSPVTSKNSLATLALSLNNNLLEFHAIESNSTSKLSAIELQGHRADVRSVTLSSDNTLLMSTSHSAIKIWNPTTGSCLRTIDSGYGLCGLFVPGNKYAVVGTKGGTLEFIDVRSGTCVEVVEAHGGSVQSIALTPDGTGFLTGSADHDIKFWEFQMVQKSGEGSKHLTASPTSSLKMNDDVLVVAASPDGKFIAVALLDSTVKVFYMDSLKFFLSLYGHKLPVLCMDISSDGDLLVSGSADKNVKIWGLDFGDCHKSLFAHADSVMGVKFVRNTHYFFTVGKDRLVKYWDADKFELLLTLEGHHAEVWCLAMSNRGDFIVTGSHDRSIRRWDRTDEPFFIEEEKEKRLEEMFESDIDNAFENKYVSKEEIPEEGAVALAGKKTQETLTATDSIIEALDMADAELKRIAEHEEDKSKGRVSEFRSNILMLGQSPSDYVLRALSSVHTNDLEQTLMALPFSDALDLLSYLESWASAIDKVELVGRVAVLLVQLHHHQLVSTVSARPLITRLGDILPAKVKGCKDIMGYNLAGMDHSTQLVSSRSDAVFRDEKTKLLEIRSHNAKRTEERADTKQEKKRNKKQKKSDGGHVWS; from the exons ATGGTGAAGGCGTATCTCCGGTATGAGCCGGCGGCTTCTTTTGGGGTTATAGTATCTGGGGAGTCAAATATTGCCTATGACAGCTCCGGCAAGCACTTGCTAGCGGCGGCGTTAGAGAAAATCGGCATATGGCATGTAAGGCAGGGTCTTTGCACTAAAACCCTAGCTCCTTTACCTTCATCAAACTCAAAAGGCCCATCTCTTGCCGTTACATCAATGGCTTCCTCTTCTTCATCCCAA ATAGCAAGTGGTTATGCTGAAGGAAGCATTAGAATCTGGGATTCCGACAAAGGTATATGTGAAACCACATTGAATGGGCATAAGGGTGCTGTGACGGCCCTTCGATACAATAAGCTTGGATCATTACTAGCATCAGGAAGCAAAGATAATGACATTATTTTATGGGATGTAGTGGGTGAGACTGGCCTGTTCCGCCTTCGGGGACATCGTGATCAG GTTACTGATCTTGTTTTCTTAGATTCTGATAAAAAACTGGTAACGGCTTCTAAGGACAAGTTTTTGAGGGTGTGGGATCTTGATACTCAACATTGCATGCAGATAATAAGTGGCCATCATACTGAAATATGGTCCATAGATATTGACCCTGAGGAAAGATTTCTGGTCACCGGTTCTGCTGACCCTGACCTTCGTTTTTATGCTATAAAGCATGAGTTAGCTGATGGACAATTGATTGCTAACAAAAACGAAACAGATGTAAAGGACTTACCTACTGAAAACAAATGGGAAGTACTGAAGGCATTTGGTGAAATTCAGCGTCAAAGCAAGGATAGAGTTGCAACAGTGAGGTTTAACAAGTCTGGAAACCTGCTGGCTTGTCAAGTTGCAGGGAAGACAGTGGAAATATTCCGTGTGCTGGATGAGTCTGAATCTAAACGAAAAGCGAAAAGAAGAATCAGCagaaagaaggagaagaaatcTGCCAAAGAAGGCCTTGAGGCAACGGAAAAAGGAGAGACAAATATTGGAGCTGAAGGAGGCAGCAATCCTGTTGTTACAGTCCTGGATATCTTCAAGCTTCATCAGACCCTACGGGCTGGAAAGAAGATCTCCTCAATTTCTTTCTCCCCAGTTACTTCAAAGAATTCACTGGCTACCTTAGCTTTGTCtttgaataataatttattGGAATTTCATGCAATAGAAAGCAATTCAACTAGTAAATTGAGTGCTATTGAGCTTCAGGGGCATCGTGCTGATGTCAGAAGTGTAACTCTCAGCTCAGATAACACTCTTTTGATGTCAACTAGTCACAGTGCAATTAAAATATGGAACCCTACTACTGGTTCTTGCCTCCGCACAATTGATTCAGGATATGGTCTTTGTGGACTCTTTGTTCCAGGCAACAAGTATGCTGTTGTTGGTACAAAGGGTGGGACCCTGGAATTTATTGACGTTAGAAGTGGTACTTGTGTGGAAGTAGTGGAAGCCCATGGTGGATCTGTTCAGTCAATTGCTCTAACTCCAGATGGGACAGGTTTTCTAACTGGCAGTGCCGACCACGACATTAAATTCTGGGAATTTCAAATGGTGCAGAAGTCTGGTGAA GGGTCTAAGCATTTAACTGCATCTCCTACAAGTAGTTTAAAAATGAATGATGATGTTCTAGTTGTTGCTGCGAGCCCTGATGGTAAATTTATTGCTGTTGCCTTGTTGGATAGCACAGTAAAG GTCTTCTATATGGATTCACTCAAGTTCTTCCTATCACTCTATGGGCATAAGCTGCCTGTATTGTGTATGGATATTTCTTCAGATGGGGATCTGCTTGTCAGCGGCTCTGCGGACAAAAATGTGAAGATTTGGGGTTTAGATTTCGGGGATTGTCATAAGTCACTTTTTGCGCATGCTGATAG CGTTATGGGAGTTAAGTTTGTGCGCAACACCCATTACTTTTTTACTGTGGGGAAAGATCGCCTGGTGAAGTACTGGGATGCCGATAAGTTTGAGTTGCTTTTAACCCTTGAAGGTCACCACGCGGAAGTTTGGTGTCTTGCTATGAGCAACCGTGGGGATTTTATAGTTACTGGGTCTCATGATCGGTCAATACGCCGTTGGGATCGTACCGATGAGCCCTTTTTTATTGAG gaagagaaagaaaagagattGGAAGAGATGTTTGAATCAGACATTGACAATGCATTTGAGAATAAGTATGTATCAAAGGAAGAAATTCCAGAGGAGGGAGCTGTGGCATTAGCAGGGAAAAAGACTCAAGAAACTCTTACTGCCACAGATTCGATCATTGAAGCACTGGATATGGCAGATGCAGAACTGAAGCGAATTGCTGAACATGAG GAGGACAAATCAAAGGGCAGAGTTTCAGAATTCAGGTCTAATATTCTCATGCTCGGGCAATCTCCTTCTGATTATGTTCTTCGTGCATTGTCTAGTGTGCATACTAATGATCTGGAGCAAACGTTAATG GCCTTACCCTTTTCTGATGCTTTGGACCTCTTGTCGTACCTTGAGAGTTGGGCCTCTGCAATAGATAAG GTGGAGCTTGTTGGTAGGGTAGCAGTACTGCTAGTGCAACTTCATCATCACCAATTGGTTTCAACTGTCTCTGCCAGACCCCTCATTACCCGTCTAGGCGACATTCTTCCTGCAAAAGTCAAA GGATGCAAAGATATTATGGGTTACAACCTTGCTGGAATGGATCATTCCACG CAATTGGTGTCCTCGCGGTCGGATGCTGTATTTCGAgatgaaaagactaaattatTGGAGATACGCTCACACAATGCGAAACGTACTGAAGAAAGGGCAGATACAAAacaagagaagaagagaaataagAAACAGAAGAAGTCGGATGGAGGACATGTTTGGTCATAA